A single region of the Actinoplanes sp. SE50/110 genome encodes:
- a CDS encoding SDR family oxidoreductase, translating into MQINGTKALVTGANRGLGKAFAEALLARGATTVYATARRPDSIDIPGVVPLQLDVTDPASIAAAAAGVGDLDILINNAGISTDAPLLGPSTDNIRREFDTNFWGTLNVTRAFAPRLAGGAILTVISALSWYAFAPSSNGYAASKAAEWSLTNGIRLELAGQKTQVTALALAIADTDMMAGYDIPKLPPHEVIAKALDGLEAGALEVIADTPTANVKASLSRDPALFYADIPGALFG; encoded by the coding sequence ATGCAGATCAACGGCACAAAAGCCCTGGTGACCGGCGCCAACCGCGGACTCGGCAAGGCGTTCGCCGAGGCCCTCCTCGCCCGCGGCGCGACCACCGTCTACGCCACCGCGCGCCGCCCGGACAGCATCGACATCCCCGGCGTCGTCCCACTCCAACTGGACGTCACCGACCCGGCGTCCATCGCCGCCGCGGCGGCCGGAGTCGGCGACCTCGACATTCTGATCAACAACGCCGGCATCTCCACCGACGCGCCGCTGCTCGGCCCTTCCACGGACAACATCCGCCGTGAGTTCGACACCAACTTCTGGGGCACCCTCAACGTCACCCGAGCCTTCGCCCCCCGGTTGGCCGGCGGCGCGATCCTCACCGTCATCTCGGCGCTGAGCTGGTACGCGTTCGCCCCGTCCAGCAACGGCTACGCGGCCTCGAAGGCGGCGGAGTGGTCGCTCACCAACGGCATCCGGCTGGAGCTGGCCGGCCAGAAGACCCAGGTGACCGCGCTGGCCCTGGCGATCGCCGACACCGACATGATGGCCGGGTACGACATCCCGAAGCTCCCGCCGCACGAGGTGATCGCCAAGGCGCTGGACGGCCTGGAGGCGGGCGCGCTCGAGGTCATCGCCGACACTCCGACCGCCAACGTCAAGGCGTCCCTGTCCCGCGATCCCGCCCTGTTCTACGCCGACATCCCCGGCGCCCTCTTCGGCTGA
- a CDS encoding MerR family transcriptional regulator → MRIGDLAERTRVSVRALRYYEEQGLLASTRSGSGQRLYADAAVNRVRLIQQLYGAGLSSRTIAELLPCVDAKVSTPESRARLVAERDRINAQIAELTLARDRLEDIIEVTSGPNPACDYR, encoded by the coding sequence GTGCGGATCGGCGACCTGGCAGAACGGACGCGCGTGAGTGTGCGGGCCCTGAGGTATTACGAGGAGCAGGGACTGCTGGCCTCGACGCGCAGCGGCAGCGGGCAGCGCCTCTATGCGGACGCGGCGGTCAACCGCGTACGCCTGATTCAGCAGTTGTACGGTGCGGGCCTGTCCAGCAGGACGATCGCGGAGTTGCTGCCGTGTGTCGACGCCAAGGTGAGCACGCCCGAGTCGCGGGCGCGCCTGGTGGCGGAGCGGGACCGGATCAACGCGCAGATCGCCGAGCTGACCCTCGCCCGGGACCGGCTCGAGGACATCATCGAGGTGACGTCGGGTCCGAACCCGGCGTGCGACTACCGCTAG
- a CDS encoding DUF2254 domain-containing protein, with protein MEDDTHASIAPSVRRLRQRAIGDRLRESLLFLPMLLLAAGILAETAAREIDRSREPAGLGLFAMSSDAAVTLLSTIAGATITTAGVVFSLLVVSLQLASGQFSPRVLRTFWRDRIGQVLIGLLLATFAFCVLALGHIDSQDQAPRLTMTLAVGLSLASVLAIVVFLNRITRQQYVGRIMERIQHEAIELIDDLPYGSRMGIQVGAPIAAPRAGEPGDALAVRSPADGWVQQISHPAILAAVPPGSTVRLETRVGAYLIRDEPLVRIWPRPAKAQAHRIAQLIAEAVVIGATRTMQQDIDFALRQLNDIGLRALSPAVNDPTTAVESILRVSSVMRPLLQADLPAQAHRDDRGRSLLTPWDLDHAEYVRHAYGQIRLFAGGHPQVALTLIRVLRMLRDVVAAREDRAATLVEIDRQLDAVIDDARRAGLPDSELAPIRESARRRQE; from the coding sequence GTGGAGGACGACACGCACGCGAGTATCGCTCCGTCGGTGCGGCGGCTCAGGCAGCGCGCGATCGGCGACCGGCTGCGGGAGAGTCTGCTCTTCCTGCCGATGCTGCTGCTGGCCGCCGGCATCCTCGCCGAGACCGCGGCGCGGGAGATCGACCGGAGCCGGGAGCCGGCGGGGCTGGGGCTGTTCGCCATGAGCTCGGACGCGGCGGTCACTCTGCTGTCCACCATCGCGGGCGCCACCATCACCACCGCCGGAGTGGTGTTCTCCCTGCTCGTGGTGTCGCTGCAGCTGGCCAGTGGTCAGTTCTCGCCGCGGGTGCTGCGCACCTTCTGGCGGGATCGGATCGGTCAGGTGCTGATCGGTCTGCTGCTGGCGACGTTCGCCTTCTGTGTGCTCGCGCTGGGGCACATCGACAGCCAGGACCAGGCGCCGCGACTGACCATGACCCTGGCGGTCGGGCTCTCCCTGGCCTCGGTGCTGGCCATCGTCGTCTTCCTCAACCGGATCACCCGGCAGCAGTACGTGGGCCGGATCATGGAACGAATCCAGCACGAGGCCATCGAACTGATCGATGATCTGCCGTACGGGTCCCGGATGGGCATCCAGGTCGGTGCGCCGATCGCCGCCCCGCGGGCCGGTGAACCCGGCGACGCCCTGGCGGTCAGGTCCCCGGCTGACGGCTGGGTGCAGCAGATCAGCCACCCGGCGATCCTGGCCGCGGTGCCGCCGGGCAGCACGGTCCGCCTGGAGACCCGGGTCGGCGCGTACCTGATCCGCGACGAGCCGCTGGTGCGGATCTGGCCACGCCCGGCGAAGGCGCAAGCGCACCGGATCGCCCAGCTCATCGCCGAAGCGGTCGTCATCGGCGCCACCCGGACCATGCAGCAGGACATCGACTTCGCGCTGCGCCAGCTCAACGACATCGGATTGCGCGCGTTGTCGCCGGCGGTCAACGACCCGACCACCGCGGTCGAGTCGATCCTGCGGGTGTCGTCCGTCATGCGTCCGCTCCTGCAGGCTGACCTGCCGGCCCAGGCGCACCGGGACGACCGGGGCCGGAGCCTGCTGACGCCGTGGGACCTGGACCATGCCGAGTACGTTCGGCACGCGTACGGCCAGATCCGCCTCTTCGCCGGTGGTCATCCCCAGGTGGCCTTGACCCTGATCCGGGTGCTGCGCATGCTGCGAGACGTCGTCGCCGCCCGCGAGGACCGTGCCGCGACGCTCGTCGAGATCGACCGTCAGCTGGACGCGGTCATCGACGACGCTCGCCGCGCGGGTCTGCCGGATTCGGAGCTGGCGCCGATTCGTGAGTCTGCCCGGCGACGCCAGGAGTGA
- a CDS encoding ricin-type beta-trefoil lectin domain protein produces the protein MPLKRTPLLAVGTAALVAGTLGVLGITDASAASAGTLASALNGKCLDVTDGSTANGTLPQLWDCVAGSANQLWTLADNGSVQGRGKCLDVANNATTDGAAVHLWDCFDSVTSQKWTLNAAGDLVNKASGKCLDVRDRNTANGAKLQLWTCTGTSNQKWTFGGGSVPTTPPATGGPGAKAVAPYYYTGWGNPPSLSAVTAATGVRWFTMAFMLNSGTCDPKWDGSRPLTGGQDQTAITTIRADGGDVIVSFGGASGPWLEHYCGSASALAAAYQKVIDAYGLKAIDIDIEGTPYDSATDQQKTVDALKTIKANNPGITTYITLGSGTGGPDDSLIKRAAAAGLVVDGWGIMTFDWGNTGGNQGQLTIQAADGLKNKLKSAYGWSDAEAYHHVGISSMNGITDEHATVTLADMQTITAYAQQHTIARLTFWSLNRDRQCPGAYPNDDTCSGVAQSAYQFTKIIGAYRG, from the coding sequence ATGCCCCTGAAACGCACCCCTCTGCTCGCCGTCGGCACCGCCGCGCTCGTCGCCGGCACCCTCGGCGTACTCGGCATCACCGATGCTTCGGCGGCCAGCGCCGGCACGCTGGCGAGCGCACTGAACGGCAAATGTCTGGACGTGACCGACGGCTCCACCGCCAACGGCACCCTGCCCCAGCTCTGGGACTGCGTCGCCGGCAGCGCCAACCAGCTCTGGACCCTCGCCGACAACGGCTCGGTGCAGGGCAGGGGCAAGTGCCTCGACGTCGCGAACAACGCCACCACCGACGGCGCCGCGGTCCACCTGTGGGACTGCTTCGACTCGGTGACCAGCCAGAAGTGGACACTGAACGCGGCCGGCGACCTGGTCAACAAGGCGTCCGGCAAGTGCCTGGACGTCAGGGACAGGAACACCGCGAACGGCGCCAAGCTGCAGCTCTGGACGTGCACCGGCACGTCGAACCAGAAATGGACCTTCGGTGGCGGCAGCGTTCCCACCACCCCGCCGGCGACCGGCGGGCCGGGAGCGAAAGCCGTCGCGCCGTACTACTACACCGGCTGGGGCAACCCGCCGAGCCTGAGCGCGGTCACCGCGGCCACCGGCGTCAGGTGGTTCACCATGGCGTTCATGCTGAACAGCGGCACCTGCGACCCGAAGTGGGACGGCTCCCGCCCGCTCACCGGCGGCCAGGACCAGACCGCGATCACCACGATCCGCGCCGACGGGGGCGATGTGATCGTGTCGTTCGGCGGCGCCAGCGGACCGTGGCTGGAGCACTACTGCGGCAGCGCGTCGGCGCTGGCCGCGGCCTACCAGAAGGTGATCGACGCGTACGGCCTGAAAGCGATCGACATCGACATCGAGGGCACCCCGTACGACAGCGCCACCGACCAGCAGAAGACGGTCGACGCCCTGAAGACGATCAAGGCCAACAACCCGGGCATCACCACCTACATCACGCTGGGCAGCGGCACCGGCGGCCCGGACGACTCGCTGATCAAGCGCGCCGCCGCGGCCGGCCTGGTCGTCGACGGCTGGGGCATCATGACCTTCGACTGGGGCAACACCGGCGGCAACCAGGGCCAGCTGACCATCCAGGCGGCCGACGGGCTGAAGAACAAGCTGAAGAGTGCGTACGGGTGGTCGGACGCCGAGGCGTACCACCATGTCGGCATCTCGTCGATGAACGGCATCACCGACGAGCACGCCACGGTGACCCTGGCCGACATGCAGACGATCACGGCGTACGCCCAGCAGCACACCATCGCCCGCCTGACGTTCTGGTCCCTGAACCGGGACCGCCAGTGCCCCGGCGCCTACCCCAACGACGACACGTGCAGCGGCGTCGCGCAGTCCGCCTACCAGTTCACCAAGATCATCGGCGCCTACCGCGGCTAG
- a CDS encoding glycoside hydrolase family 2, giving the protein MKKQILTLAAAAVALLTVTATTATPAAVAAGEPTWHAGIPPLATPWTGQVGPDNALPDYPRPQLTRARWQSLNGVWQFAGATVGQAVPTGQNLGERVLVPYPIESALSGIQRHEDRMWYRRTFTVPDGWDVGGGNRLKLNFGAVDYDAKVFVNGRQVATHRGGYDKFDVDVTDALTGSGEQELIVWAEDLTDATGQPIGKQRRTGDHGIFYQGSSGIWQTVWMEPVPTDSITGLRFTPDPEAGVLRLTVDVAGRQNLQVKAVARGSGAVAGKIQGGSGTELALPVTAAHLWSPDDPYLYDLDVSLIDGRTTVDRVGSYVGMRAVGTAKGADGRLRITLNNRILFTMANLDQGFWPDGLYTAPTDAALKWDLKKDKEMGFNAVRKHIKVEPDRWYYWADKLGLMVWQDMPAANTGPIPPEWRGQFEAELHEMVREHQSWTSIVAWIPFNEGWGEWDRAATGRIADDVKAQDPSRLVNAHSGVNCCNSHGDSGRGDVIDYHQYLGPASPRPTADRVAIDGEHGGFGLKVSNHMWFGDGNAYQMTPDKATLTARYVQNQQDVLTSAQRCGISAAIYTQLSDVEGELNGFFTYDRRVTKMDLAQVKAINQKIIAGADGTTAGIPQPDPGTPGLSGIAFWPLDGSYGDLTPVNAPAFADGHTGQGVAFNGGKQYLDAGRPVLNTASDYSVAAWVRLDKADGAFQTVISQDGPANSDFFLQYSGADQRFAMSFAGVRALAPIRPEAGRWYHLTGVRDTVKGQLRLYVDGELAGTADACLPQGAPTGNTVIGRGKFGGNPVDYLDGTADQVHLYDRALSADEIRQLYASGR; this is encoded by the coding sequence GTGAAGAAACAGATCCTCACCCTGGCGGCCGCGGCCGTCGCCCTTCTGACAGTGACCGCGACGACGGCGACACCCGCCGCGGTGGCCGCCGGCGAACCCACCTGGCATGCCGGCATCCCGCCGCTGGCCACTCCGTGGACCGGCCAGGTCGGCCCGGACAACGCCCTGCCCGACTACCCCCGCCCGCAGCTGACCCGGGCCCGGTGGCAGAGCCTGAACGGCGTCTGGCAGTTCGCCGGCGCGACCGTGGGGCAGGCCGTGCCGACCGGGCAGAATCTCGGCGAGCGCGTGCTGGTGCCCTACCCGATCGAGTCGGCGCTCTCCGGGATCCAGCGGCACGAGGACCGGATGTGGTATCGACGGACGTTCACCGTCCCGGACGGCTGGGACGTGGGCGGCGGGAATCGGCTGAAGCTGAATTTCGGCGCGGTCGACTACGACGCCAAGGTCTTCGTCAACGGCAGGCAGGTCGCCACGCACCGGGGCGGCTACGACAAGTTCGACGTGGACGTCACCGACGCGCTGACCGGGTCCGGTGAGCAGGAGCTGATCGTCTGGGCCGAGGATCTCACCGACGCCACCGGGCAGCCGATCGGCAAGCAGCGCCGCACCGGCGATCACGGCATCTTCTACCAGGGCAGTTCCGGCATCTGGCAGACGGTGTGGATGGAGCCGGTGCCCACCGACAGCATCACCGGGCTGCGCTTCACGCCCGACCCCGAGGCCGGCGTGCTGCGTCTCACCGTGGACGTCGCGGGACGCCAGAATCTACAGGTCAAGGCCGTGGCGCGAGGCAGCGGCGCGGTGGCCGGAAAGATCCAGGGCGGTTCCGGTACGGAGTTGGCCCTCCCGGTCACCGCGGCGCACCTGTGGTCGCCCGACGACCCGTACCTCTATGACCTGGATGTCTCCCTGATCGACGGCAGGACGACCGTGGACCGGGTCGGCTCCTACGTCGGGATGCGGGCGGTCGGCACCGCGAAGGGTGCGGACGGGCGGCTGCGGATCACGCTGAACAACCGGATCCTGTTCACCATGGCCAACCTCGACCAGGGTTTCTGGCCGGACGGCCTGTACACCGCCCCGACCGACGCGGCGCTGAAGTGGGATCTCAAGAAGGACAAGGAGATGGGCTTCAACGCGGTCCGCAAGCACATCAAAGTGGAGCCGGATCGCTGGTACTACTGGGCGGACAAGCTGGGCCTGATGGTGTGGCAGGACATGCCGGCCGCGAACACCGGGCCGATCCCGCCGGAGTGGCGCGGGCAGTTCGAGGCCGAGCTGCACGAGATGGTCCGCGAGCATCAGAGCTGGACGTCGATCGTCGCCTGGATCCCGTTCAACGAGGGCTGGGGCGAGTGGGACCGGGCGGCCACCGGCCGGATCGCCGACGACGTCAAGGCCCAGGACCCGTCCCGGCTGGTGAACGCGCACAGCGGGGTGAACTGCTGCAACTCGCACGGCGACTCCGGCCGCGGCGACGTGATCGACTACCACCAGTACCTGGGTCCGGCCTCGCCGCGGCCGACCGCGGACCGGGTGGCGATCGACGGCGAGCACGGCGGTTTCGGGCTGAAGGTGTCCAACCACATGTGGTTCGGCGACGGCAACGCCTACCAGATGACCCCGGACAAGGCCACGCTGACCGCCCGCTACGTGCAGAACCAGCAGGACGTGCTGACCTCGGCGCAGCGGTGCGGGATCAGCGCGGCGATCTACACCCAGCTCTCCGATGTGGAGGGGGAGCTCAACGGCTTCTTCACCTACGACCGCCGGGTCACCAAGATGGATCTCGCCCAGGTCAAGGCGATCAACCAGAAGATCATCGCGGGAGCGGACGGCACCACGGCCGGCATCCCGCAGCCGGATCCGGGCACCCCGGGGCTGTCCGGGATCGCGTTCTGGCCGCTCGACGGGTCGTACGGCGATCTGACGCCGGTCAACGCTCCGGCCTTCGCCGACGGCCACACCGGCCAGGGCGTCGCGTTCAACGGCGGCAAACAGTACCTGGACGCCGGCCGCCCGGTGCTGAACACCGCCTCGGACTACTCGGTCGCCGCCTGGGTCAGGCTCGACAAGGCGGACGGCGCGTTCCAGACCGTGATCAGCCAGGACGGCCCCGCCAACAGCGACTTCTTCCTGCAGTACTCCGGCGCCGACCAACGCTTCGCGATGAGTTTCGCCGGGGTGCGCGCGCTGGCTCCCATCAGACCCGAGGCCGGCCGCTGGTACCACCTGACCGGCGTGCGGGACACGGTCAAAGGCCAATTGCGGTTGTACGTCGACGGCGAGCTCGCCGGGACGGCCGACGCGTGCCTGCCGCAGGGGGCCCCGACCGGCAACACCGTGATCGGCCGCGGCAAGTTCGGCGGCAACCCGGTCGACTACCTGGACGGCACGGCCGACCAGGTGCACCTGTACGACCGGGCGCTGTCCGCCGACGAGATCAGGCAGTTGTACGCCTCCGGCCGGTAA
- a CDS encoding WXG100 family type VII secretion target, with amino-acid sequence MGNDYNWYSTQNVRVATEGLRESGRKWHGLADRMASVSSTAARQHLDQSAFSVVIDGPVGSAATSDLQDAYQQQFDRLNRLFAAAVEQFDAMGAALKRNADWYEDADADSAQSFDGIAAGDWPH; translated from the coding sequence ATGGGAAACGACTACAACTGGTATTCCACCCAGAACGTTCGAGTCGCCACCGAAGGTCTCCGGGAATCGGGCCGGAAGTGGCACGGACTCGCGGATCGGATGGCTTCGGTCTCCTCGACCGCTGCTCGCCAGCACCTTGACCAGTCGGCCTTCTCCGTCGTCATCGACGGTCCGGTCGGCTCCGCTGCCACCAGCGATCTGCAGGACGCCTACCAGCAGCAGTTCGACCGCCTGAACCGGCTGTTCGCGGCGGCGGTCGAGCAGTTCGATGCGATGGGCGCGGCTCTGAAACGAAACGCCGACTGGTACGAGGATGCGGATGCCGACTCGGCGCAGAGCTTCGACGGCATCGCCGCCGGCGACTGGCCGCACTGA
- a CDS encoding vanadium-dependent haloperoxidase, translated as MAYRQLPALTATVTLTLTLTSAFVPSAAQAAPRGPNAVVTWNLNAQNEIYEVAKQSPATAARSFAMVQGAVYDAVNAVSGVPFEPYLTAPRAHRGYAVDAAVAAAASGVLTSLFPDQADTVQAQYDAALAAIPDGWAENGGVRVGRQAADAMIKARAGDGAFDTSDSYHVGTAPGQWRPTPPTNVQDGAWFADLKPFVLPDAAMFRTAGPPALTGATYAKDLNEVKAIGGVTSTVRTADQTRSAIWWHDRRLTEWDMKRQLAITRHLSPLQTARMFAMVDITNVDALIACYNEKKYWNFWRPITAVREADNDGNPDTTGDPSWTPLLVTPPFPDYTSGHTCSFSAITLTWQRFFGRDDLPISAYSADSGTTRAFPSFSSALAEVIEARIWGGVHFRSADEQGVRIGTSTARYVLAREFRPRR; from the coding sequence ATGGCGTACCGTCAATTGCCCGCCCTGACCGCGACCGTGACCCTGACTCTGACCTTGACCAGCGCCTTCGTGCCGTCGGCGGCGCAGGCCGCGCCCCGCGGCCCGAACGCCGTGGTGACCTGGAACCTCAACGCGCAGAACGAGATCTACGAGGTGGCGAAGCAGTCGCCGGCCACCGCGGCGCGCAGCTTCGCGATGGTGCAGGGCGCCGTCTACGACGCCGTGAACGCGGTGTCCGGCGTGCCCTTCGAGCCGTACCTGACCGCGCCGCGCGCGCACCGCGGCTATGCGGTCGACGCCGCCGTGGCCGCGGCCGCCTCCGGGGTGCTCACCTCGCTCTTCCCGGATCAGGCCGACACTGTTCAGGCGCAGTACGACGCGGCACTGGCCGCGATCCCGGACGGCTGGGCCGAGAACGGCGGCGTCCGGGTCGGCCGGCAGGCCGCCGACGCGATGATCAAGGCGCGGGCCGGGGACGGCGCCTTCGACACCTCGGACAGTTACCACGTCGGCACCGCGCCCGGCCAGTGGCGGCCGACCCCGCCGACCAACGTCCAGGACGGCGCCTGGTTCGCCGACCTGAAGCCGTTCGTGCTGCCGGACGCCGCGATGTTCCGCACCGCCGGTCCGCCCGCGCTGACCGGGGCCACCTATGCCAAGGACCTGAACGAGGTCAAGGCGATCGGCGGGGTGACCAGCACGGTCCGCACCGCCGACCAGACGCGGTCGGCGATCTGGTGGCACGACCGCCGGCTCACCGAGTGGGACATGAAACGCCAGCTCGCGATCACCCGGCACCTGAGCCCGTTGCAGACCGCGCGGATGTTCGCGATGGTCGACATCACCAACGTGGACGCGCTGATCGCCTGCTACAACGAGAAGAAGTACTGGAACTTCTGGCGCCCGATCACCGCGGTCCGCGAGGCGGACAACGACGGCAACCCGGACACCACCGGCGATCCGAGTTGGACGCCGCTGCTGGTCACCCCGCCGTTCCCGGACTACACCTCCGGGCACACCTGCTCGTTCTCCGCGATCACCCTGACCTGGCAGCGCTTCTTCGGCCGCGACGACCTGCCGATCAGCGCGTACAGCGCGGACTCCGGCACCACCCGCGCCTTCCCGAGCTTCTCGTCGGCGCTGGCCGAGGTGATCGAGGCGCGGATCTGGGGCGGCGTGCACTTCCGCAGCGCCGACGAACAGGGGGTGCGGATCGGCACGAGCACCGCGCGCTACGTGCTGGCCCGCGAGTTCCGACCGCGCCGCTGA
- a CDS encoding chemotaxis protein CheW: MPADRITYGAARLGPLTLALPLTALHEAVACPPALDPAPFPGGGVAGSLNLRGLVLPVLDLRPHLGVGDAAPDEQVVLVVADGEHRFGLLADGVLGMLRPEPGAVRPVTTGAGPSLVSHLFTEPAGAGPVAVLDTAAVRRLPGLPAVQVRDTQTAATAGGATRTVVVVRCGELTLGVDTSLVHTITPGTAAGRFLSYDGRKLPVLDPLPLFGTDRPGPATVTAHLVLRVAGGHVALPVTALVGLHRLAEADVLAVPAVVLPRPGLIAGLVETPAAGRFLVLDPAAVDADPDLGALAAASRLGARPESRAVAARAGGSFLTYAAGGDFATPLDQITEIIPMPAGVGGDGPVLGMIQHRRAAIPLVCLAGLLGRRPEPVNPCVLVAQVDGVPVGFRIDRLGSIDTAEWAGRAGGAGRVIRAVAAARMISELDLHETGRRVLCGRP; the protein is encoded by the coding sequence ATGCCCGCTGACCGGATCACCTACGGCGCCGCCCGGCTCGGCCCGCTCACCCTGGCGTTGCCGCTGACCGCCCTGCACGAGGCGGTCGCCTGCCCGCCGGCGCTGGATCCGGCGCCGTTCCCGGGCGGCGGCGTGGCCGGTTCGCTGAACCTGCGCGGCCTGGTGCTGCCGGTACTCGATCTGCGCCCGCACCTCGGGGTCGGCGATGCCGCCCCGGACGAGCAGGTGGTCCTGGTCGTCGCCGACGGCGAGCACCGGTTCGGGCTGCTGGCCGACGGTGTGCTGGGCATGCTGCGCCCCGAGCCGGGTGCGGTGCGGCCGGTGACGACCGGCGCCGGGCCGTCCCTGGTGTCGCACCTGTTCACCGAACCCGCCGGGGCGGGGCCGGTCGCGGTGCTGGACACCGCGGCGGTGCGCCGACTTCCGGGGCTGCCCGCGGTGCAGGTGCGGGACACGCAGACCGCGGCCACCGCCGGTGGGGCGACACGGACCGTCGTCGTGGTCCGCTGCGGCGAGCTGACCCTGGGTGTGGACACCTCCCTGGTGCACACGATCACGCCGGGTACGGCGGCCGGCAGATTCCTGTCGTACGACGGCCGTAAGCTGCCCGTGCTCGACCCGCTCCCGCTGTTCGGCACGGACCGCCCCGGCCCGGCCACCGTGACCGCGCACCTGGTGCTGCGGGTCGCCGGCGGCCACGTCGCCCTGCCGGTCACCGCGCTCGTCGGGCTGCACCGGCTGGCCGAGGCCGACGTGCTCGCCGTGCCCGCCGTCGTCCTCCCCCGCCCCGGCCTGATCGCCGGCCTGGTCGAGACTCCGGCGGCCGGCCGGTTCCTGGTGCTCGATCCGGCCGCCGTCGACGCCGATCCGGATCTGGGCGCACTGGCGGCGGCCAGCCGGCTGGGCGCCCGCCCGGAGTCCCGGGCGGTGGCCGCGCGGGCCGGCGGGTCATTCCTGACCTACGCCGCCGGCGGCGACTTCGCCACCCCGCTCGACCAGATCACCGAGATCATCCCGATGCCCGCCGGAGTCGGCGGCGACGGCCCGGTGCTCGGCATGATCCAGCACCGGCGGGCCGCCATCCCGCTGGTCTGCCTGGCCGGTCTGCTGGGCCGGCGGCCGGAGCCGGTCAACCCGTGCGTGCTCGTCGCCCAGGTCGACGGTGTCCCGGTCGGCTTCCGGATCGACCGGCTCGGCTCGATCGACACGGCGGAGTGGGCGGGCCGGGCCGGCGGTGCGGGCCGGGTGATCCGGGCGGTGGCCGCCGCCCGGATGATCAGCGAGCTGGATCTCCACGAGACCGGCCGCCGGGTCTTGTGTGGACGGCCCTGA
- a CDS encoding PAS domain-containing methyl-accepting chemotaxis protein, with translation MTDLSEYTGRMAAIDRSQAVIEFGVDGNVLTANANFLAATGYTLAEITGRHHRIFCDPQYAGSDAYAAFWQRLAAGEFEAGEYRRFGRDGRELWLQATYNPILDEQGRAYKVVKFAIDVTAAKLRNTEFAAKVDALNRSNAVIEFDLDGTVLQANENFLRTMGYTLREIVGSHHSRFCTEDYRRSDEYRDFWLRLGKGEFISGRFERVGNYGRQVWIRATYNPIMDVDGKPIRVVKYASDITAQVEREQRIDALIAGTAEVTTSVQSLSESIAEIAGTSQTAAELAARTQTAATGGAQALQASMEAIGLIEKSSKAIADEVRVMSEIANQTNLLAFNASIEAARAGEHGIGFAVVADEVRKLAERSFEAAQHVGRLVEEAAERVHEGSRVSAEAGAAFQHIVDSVERTHEAIGSISGSTRVQQAAAQEVDRLVSRLVAEHAR, from the coding sequence ATGACCGATCTTTCGGAGTACACCGGCCGGATGGCCGCGATCGACCGGTCGCAGGCGGTGATCGAGTTCGGGGTGGACGGCAACGTCCTGACCGCGAACGCGAACTTCCTGGCCGCCACCGGCTACACACTCGCCGAGATCACCGGACGGCATCACCGGATCTTCTGCGATCCGCAGTACGCCGGGTCGGACGCGTACGCGGCCTTCTGGCAGCGGCTCGCTGCGGGCGAGTTCGAGGCCGGCGAGTACCGGAGGTTCGGCCGGGACGGGCGGGAGTTGTGGCTGCAGGCCACCTACAACCCGATTCTGGACGAGCAGGGCCGGGCGTACAAGGTGGTCAAGTTCGCCATCGACGTCACCGCGGCCAAGCTGCGCAACACCGAGTTCGCCGCGAAGGTGGACGCGCTGAACCGGTCGAACGCGGTGATCGAGTTCGACCTGGACGGGACGGTGCTGCAGGCGAACGAGAACTTCCTGCGGACCATGGGGTACACGCTGCGGGAGATCGTCGGGAGTCACCACAGCCGGTTCTGCACCGAGGACTACCGGCGTTCCGACGAGTACCGGGACTTCTGGCTGCGGCTGGGCAAGGGCGAGTTCATCAGCGGGCGCTTCGAGCGGGTCGGCAACTACGGGCGCCAGGTCTGGATCCGGGCGACGTACAACCCGATCATGGACGTGGACGGCAAGCCGATCCGGGTGGTCAAGTACGCGTCCGACATCACCGCCCAGGTGGAGCGGGAACAGCGGATCGACGCGCTGATCGCCGGGACGGCCGAGGTGACCACGTCGGTGCAGAGTCTGTCCGAGTCGATCGCGGAGATCGCCGGCACCTCGCAGACCGCGGCCGAGCTGGCGGCGCGGACACAGACCGCGGCGACCGGTGGCGCGCAGGCGCTGCAGGCGTCGATGGAGGCGATCGGCCTGATCGAGAAGTCGTCGAAGGCGATCGCCGACGAGGTGCGGGTGATGAGCGAGATCGCCAACCAGACGAACCTGCTGGCGTTCAACGCCTCGATCGAGGCGGCCCGGGCCGGCGAACACGGCATCGGCTTCGCGGTGGTCGCCGACGAGGTGCGCAAGCTGGCCGAGCGGTCCTTCGAGGCGGCCCAGCACGTCGGGCGGCTGGTCGAGGAGGCGGCGGAACGGGTGCACGAGGGTTCCCGGGTGTCGGCCGAGGCGGGCGCGGCGTTCCAGCACATCGTGGACAGCGTGGAGCGGACCCACGAGGCGATCGGCAGCATCTCCGGCTCGACCCGGGTGCAGCAGGCCGCCGCGCAGGAGGTCGACCGTCTCGTCTCCCGGCTGGTCGCCGAACATGCCCGCTGA